The Poriferisphaera corsica DNA segment GCCGATGGTTTTCGCATGTGGCTGCTCTGTATGCAGCGCCCCGAGATGAAACGCGGTTTCATGAGCGACAAAATGTGCGGCTTGCTCTTGGACTGATGGCATCGATGAGACCTCAATTGGGTAACAGCATGGCAACCTAGCGCAGGTTTGCTACGGAGTATTAGACCGATCGGTTATAATTATATAACAATATGGATATTTATTCTAGTTTTAATTGTTAGGGGATTATTGAACCGCACCAAATGCTTTTAAAATGGTATTTTATAAGGACAACCGGTAACATTAAATTTTTCACATACATGGTTATATAAGGGCAAAAATGGTAATTTGTACTCAAATCTGAAGTATTTCGCTTGCATGCAACATGAAATATATGACAGACAAAGTTGCCTAAATCGCCTTTTTGATCAAATGACATGCATATTTTTGCCTTCCCTGATCATTTCTTCACGACTTTGCAGAATCCGTCTATGAGGTAGACACAAATTTGGGTCTCGATACGGCTCAATCTTATATTTTGGTGCAATAGCTTTTTGTGGCTCACTGAATAAGCCGCGTTTAATTTGACGAGCAATGAACCCATAAATGCCATCAAATTGGATAGGTGTGATTTCAAAACCCAGACTTGCGAATGTGGATAATACGGCTTTGTCACGTGTCGGCACAACGCAGAAGCCGCTGGACGCCAAACGCTGAACAACACGATGTATAAAGTCTTTCGTGTAGCGCGTTACATCGTGCGAAACCGCGTTCGTGTTCCATACCGCAACATCATATTGCGATGTATGATCCAAATTAATTGACGTCCATCGAGGATCACCAAATACAGGCCTTAGATGCTGATCGGCGTTACGTACTCGCAATAAATCAACTTGCGATTTTGCATCATCCCAGACTGCCCAGGCAATCGGTTTGATTTGAGCGAACCATTGAAACGCGTCTGCGTGACAACTTCCTATCATCAAACCTTGCTTCCCAGCACATATATCCGATTGAACTGCACCCTCGCCAGGTACATCTATATGACATAAATCACCTTGCTTAACGCCACGTCTTTCCATTTGCGTCATAATCCACTCTATAAATTGGCCTTTACTGATATCCCAACGCGGTGCGATTAAATCAGAATCATTTGAATCAGTCAGCAATCGCAAAATTGGGCGATTGGATGGCGTACGACGCAGGAAATCAATGACATGCTCGCCATATTCAAAAGGATGCATAACCTGAATATGACCTTGTTTATAATCTTGCTCAAAACGTGTGTTTTTCAGAATATGCAAATTATGTAGCTTAATCGCATCAATGCTTGATTGAGCCAAACGTACTGCAGTCTGATTTATCATATGAGCATCTTCACCAGGTAATCCAAGAATAACATGTGCAGCGACACGAATACCTCTGGCTTTGAGTTGATCAATCATAGCTAATGATGACGCCCAATCGTGTCCACGGTTGATCTGCTTTAATGTGCTATCATGAGTCGTTTGCACGCCTAATTCGACCCATACATCCAAGGTATGATTGAGTTCCGCTAGGTAATCTAGAACTTTTGGTGAGAGACAATCTGGCCGTGTCCCAATGAAAATCGCCTCAAAAGGAAATTTATTGAGCACATAATTGTAAGAGTGCTTTTGCATTTCTAGTGATGCAAAAGTCGTTGTATATGCTTGAAAATATGCAACAAAACCCTCTGCCCCATATCGCTCAGAAGCAAAAGCGATTGATTTTCGGATTTGCTCATCGATTGTATCAAGCCCCAAAGTTTGCTTTGCTCTTGAGCCGTCAACTGGACAAAATGCACAGCCACCGCTGCCGTCAGCGTTACGATTGGGACAGCCAAAGCCTAAATCTATAGGTACTCTATAAAGAACCTTGCCGTAACGTGAGTGTAGGTAACTCCTAAAATCAAGATATGGTTTTTCTGTTATTGCCATATTAACCTGCCAGTCCAAAAGTACTGCTTAGTGCCTAGCGATTATACCGCCTCTCTTAGACCGATAAAAAGTGCAATGCAAGGCACGGCTTTACTAACACTTTCTTAAATCTCCTCGAAATAGCAATCGCAATAAATGGCATTCATTTTATGTTACTACTAAATGATCCGCCTCCTATACCGTCCGATAGTTACATATCTAATATCCGGATCAATCGAAAAGTATGTGTTATTCGGCACAAATGGTACAGGATGCTTAAGTGTTATATCTAACGCGACGATAGCACTTCAGTAAGCTGATTTACAGCTTGAGGAATACTTTTAGGATGAAAGATCTACAAACACAATCCAATCTCAAATCCGTACCATCAACAGGTGCCATACAACGAGTGTTGTTGTACCGAATAGGTAAACGAATCATTGATATTAGTGGTTCATTGGCTCTGTTGTTAATGTTCATGCCAATCCTGATTGGCTGCGGCATATGGATTAAAAGTAGAGACGGGGGATCAATCTTTTACAAACAATGGCGGGTTGGCCGCAATGGTTGGTTATTTCGGATCTATAAATTCAGGACCATGAGTTTAAATGCTGAATCTAAAGGTATTCAATTAGCCAAAAACAACGATCCACGTGTTCTTCGCGGATGTCATTGGATGCGAAAAAGTCATATAGATGAATTACCACAGTTAATTAATATTCTTTTCGGAAATATGAGTCTTGTTGGACCACGACCGGAAAGACCCGAGATATTTGAAGAGTTGCGAGGTGATCTGCCAAGTTTTTCTAGGCGATTAGCAGCTAAACCGGGCTTGACCGGCCTAGCTCAAGTGCTCAATGGCTATTCGAACGATCTCACCGGTATGAGAATGAAGCTTGCATACGACTTGCAGTATTTACGAAAGCGTTCTGTTTTAGGTGATTTGAAGCTAATCTTCTTAACAATACCAAAGTTTTGGGATAACACAGCTTGCTAATCACATGGAAAGAGAGAATCAGATGAGATTCTATTCAATCAAAAAACTCGTTCACAGCAAAATGCTACATATCGCTTGTAGTATAGCATTGGCTGGGGGTTGCGCAGCTCCACAATATACTGATTACAATGCGTTTATTAACGATCCCATGCAATTGGTATCGTCAGAAGAATATCGTGTTGCCCCACCAGATACGATTGCCATTTCCTCAAAACGAGTCAGAGAAGTTTCAAATCTTCGAGAGCAGATACGTCCTGATGGCAGGATCAATCTTCCATTACTTGGAAGCATCTTTGTTGCAGGTAAAACATGCGAAGAACTCAGCGTAGAATTGTCTTCGCTTGCTCGCGAGTACTATGAAGATGCAGATATTACTGTGCATGTAATAGGCTTTGCAAGCAAGAAGATATTCATTTTCGGTGAAGTGTCTGGGCCAGGTTCATATTCATATAACGGTACAAACACTGTTTTGAATATGCTTGCAAAATCGCAGCCAACACGCCTTGCAGATCCTACAAGGATACAGGTACTGAGGCCAGATGCCGACGGAAACATGCGTAAGCGCATGACCGTTGACTTAAACAAAATGGTCAAAGAAGGCGACACATCACTCAACGCTCTTCTTGAAGAAGGTGATGTCATTTACGTTCCGCCAAATCCATTAGCATCAGTAGGTTTAGCATTCCAACAATTACTCTTACCGCTTCAGCCAGCTGCTTCAACAGTTAAAGGGCCGTCTGATATTTATAATAGTACACAAACAAGTGTATACGGTAACAACCAATAATTTTACGACTGGTAAGTCACATGAATGAACGTCAAGAACAATCAAATACTATCCTGGAGGCATGGGATATCCTACTCCAGTATCGTTGGCGATTTATCCTGCCCGCCTTCATTATTATGTCGGGTGTGCTGGTCGTAGGATTCGTAATCCCACGCAAATACAAGGCAATTGCTCAGTTTGAACGGCGCACTGACATGGTTATGACCGAAATCGGGACCAAAGGTGCAACACGTTCATTCCAGGATCCCAAGAGTATTCTCACAGAGGAGCTCAAAGGGCAACCAGCAATAGATGAGTTATTTAAATCTATTGATCCGAAACTACCTAAGCTGGGTATACCAAATAGCAGTAGTGATATGTCTATGCTACGTGGCAATGTCATTAAAAAAGTGAATGTCAGATGGGATATCTCGACAAATACTATTGATCGAGTACGCGTTGACTACGTGGACAATAATCCTCAACTAGCAACGCTAGTCGTTAACACATTGATCGAGAACTACATCAAACGTTCTAGAGAAATCATGAACGGCCGATTAAATCAAACTGCACAATTCTTTAAAGATGAAGTGGCTGGTAATCGCAAAAAAATTGAAGAATATGAGAACAATGTTCTCGAATTTGAAATCAAATACAGTGAGCTTTTACCTGAAAATCCAAATAACATTCAAACTAAGATAACGACTTTACAAGAGACATTAACCGAGCTCATCAGTGAACGAGAAGCCGCTAGAGCTCTCACCAAAGCTTTAAAACAATCTATTGATACAGAGCCGGAAATCATTCCTTCTACAATTCTCGGACAAAATCCTGAGTATACACAGCTATTAGACAAACAAAGAAAACTGCGTGACCAATATACTGAGTTCACAAGTACATTAAAGATGAAGTCGCGACACCCAGATATGATCGCGCTGAAAACTGAATTAGCCGCTATCAAAGAGCAACTCAATACGACACCATCTGAGATAGTTATTGAGAGACAAACACAAAATAATCCCAAGCTTTCTGAGTTGGAAATCCGTCTTACGACCGCTCAAGGTGAATATGAGGCGCTAGCTGGCCACACAGCAGCAATGGAAGATCAGTTGAAGGGACTCCAGCTAGAAGCAAACAAAATCTATGAAGTCCGCAGTGCATATCGCAAGCTGCAGAGGCAAGTCATTGAGACTGAACGACAAATCACTTTTTGGGAAGACAATCTACGCCGTGTCGAAATGGCGTTAGCAGCTGAATCTGGGAATAAAGGTATTCAATTGATGTTCCTGAAACCAGCGTCAATTGTAAGCAAACCGGTTTCCCCAAATTGGCTACAGTTGATAATCGCTGCCGTAGGCATGGGTATATTCTGCGGTGCACTAAATGTGTTCGTTTCGCATCGTACAAACGACTCGTTTAATGACGGTGAACAAGCATCCAGCTTTTGCGACCTACAGCTCTTTGGCGCAGTCAGCGAAATTATCTCAACACAACAACGCAAGGTCCGAAAGATACGGAATATAATCCTTTATCCGACCAACGCAATTATTATGGGATCGATCTTACTATCACTGTCTACGCTACTGTATCTTGATCTGGAGAAGCCTGATCTTTTCAAAGATTTAATGCATCAAGCAAATCAATATACAGCACCACAAAAAGCCATAGCAGATGACTCGAAGAGGCTCAATGGACAATCAAATGTACAAGCTACAACACATGACCTTACTGGGGATACCAAGGAGTAGTTAGTCTATAATGTACCTCAACCGATACCAACTTCATACACCCCCATTCGAGAATATCCCGGACCCTCGCTTCTTCTTCGCAAGCGAACAACATCGGGAAGCACTCGCGGCTGTGGAATACACCATACGCATGCGAAAGGGGATAGTGCTGGTAACCGGTGACATCGGTACGGGTAAGACGACTGTTGGGCGTGCCATGCTAGAGCAATTTGCGAGCACTAACACGATCGCTCAAATTCTGCATGGGCATAAAACCGGAACCGAGCTAATACTTCACATTGTCCGATCATTAAATATTGAAGTTGAGCGCAAGTACGACCACGCTTCATTGCTCGAATCACTTAATCACTATTTAGCACAGCGTGTGGCAAATGGGAAACCTGTCGTACTATTTATTGATGAAGCACAAACACTATCCAATGAGGCATTAGAAGAAATACGATTACTTAGTAATTTCGACACCAATACCGAAAAATTACTTCAATTAATTTTGATTGGCCAACCCGAGCTAAGAGATCGTATCGCTACAGATAATTTAAGTGCATTACGTCAGCGTATCGTTTTAGCCAAAGAACTATATCCAATGAGTTTCAATGATATGACTGGCTATATTGATCACCGCATTAGCGTTGCGAGCACAAATCCAACCAGCCCTGTCGTATCGTTTGAAAACGATTCGTTTAGGCATATCTTCCAGTTCACGCACGGAATACCTCGACTTATCAACGTGATCTGCGACAACGCACTTCTACTAGGATTAGTAAAAGATCGTGACATTATTACGCCAAGCATGGTTCAGCAAGTACTGTGCGATATGGTACCAACCATTGGCCAATTAGATGACCTCAATCATCAACCCACAAAATACAAACTGGCAGGGAATCAATAATGGGTTACATATTCGATGCTCTAAAAAGAAACAAACAACCTGAAGACAAGCTATTGGCCTCAGAAGACACAACGGCCAGGCCTTCAGATGAAACTTGCCATGAGATCAACATCGATGATGTCGAAACTCTTTCAGCTTGCCGTGATGACCTTGAAGAAGCTGTTGCTGCTGAGGCGTTCACCGCTTCAGATAATCTCATCATTGAAGCCACGCCTGAGTGGATCAATTGTGTCGATGATCGGCTGATTGCTTTACGCGAACCAGGTGCAGTTATGTCTGAAGAGTACCGTTCAATCAGAACATCTCTATTAGCCAGATGGAATCATGAAAAACATCTTGTGCACACAATCACAAGCGCAACACCCCAAGAAGGCAAAACGATTACATCGTTAAACCTTGGATTGAGTTTTGCAGAACTACACAATCGTAAAGTGATTGTGATTGAAGCCGATTTGCGTCTGCCCACTTTTGAAAAGCTACTTCACTTAGGTACAAAGCGTGGGCTAGTTGGCTATCTACGCGGTGAATATGAGCTGGACGAAATTGTTCATGAATTATCACCAAATGGCCTCTTTGTCATACCAGCTGGTGGAAGAGCCAATAATGATTCTGTACAGATGCTCAGCAGCAAACGTATGCAAAATTTACTTGAGCATTTACGTACTTCATTCGATCACGTAATCATCGATACGCCACCTGTAATCGAACTCGCTGACGCTGGCATCCTTGGCTCACAAAGTGACGATGTTATTTTGATTGCTCGAATGAGCAGAACCCCTCGAGCATTAATTGACCAAGCAAAGAAAGTACTCTCAAGCTATAACGCGCCTGTTTCCGGCATGATTGCAACCGATCAAAAGAGATCTCGCCACAAACATTATTACTATCGCTATGGCTACGGATATCGTTACCACAACAGATATTACACCAAGCAAGCAGCCTAATTTTTTGCTACAAGCTGTACCAACTTCTATTTGAAAGTGAGTTATTTATGACTGAATCTTTTACTGCAGAAGTAGCACAGCGGGGCGGATGGGGAGAAATTCGCCCGATTGATTGAACTCTCATTGAATAGGATTCATTTTAATATGACGTTGAATCAATCAAGCAATATTTTTGTTGATGCTTATCATCAAGATCGCCAAGGAATTATCATGGTGTGTGAGTGTATTCCTGACGATCTTGGTGATGCACAACAAAAATATATTTGGAATATCATCGACCGCATACATTTCGAATGTGAAATACATTTATTGATCACTGCAAGCTCGGCACTCAATCTCATCCAGTGGCAACGTTTGAACAATCTGGCTAGCACACTTCATATTTTGCCACGATTCACATTATCCAAGTTAGCACATATAAAAGCAGCTATTGCCAATTACGATCAAGACGACAACATGGTTTATTGCCAGAATACGAAAATCAACAAATACTTAATACGGTCTTTCAATTTCCAGGTCCTGTATGATCCGTCCGACCATCAAAATAGACCAGAAATTCAATCAGAATCTATACTGGCTTCTATTCAAACCCATCTGAACGACCGTGCTACAGATACAACTTTCAAAGAAGACCATATGTATTTGCCAGACTGCAACGTACCACTTCATCAAGCAGCTTAACGTCACTGAATAAGTCAATACATTGCCATCACTCAGCAATCGCTAGTATGATGTAGACATGATTGCACCGGACACAATCCATCGATATCGAAAGCTTGCCATCTCCGCAACGATGTTTATTGTTTTCAGCATCTCTTGCCTAGGGGCCTTTTTGATGGCTCGTGACGATCAATCCGTCAAATCGAGCGATAAAAACACCCAATCTTCGCTATTTAAAAATAATACGAATCAAATTATTTTGCAGCCAACAAATAGCACCCCTGTATCGCTATCGATACCAGGACATTGGGGTGAACTGAAGAAATTGACCAGTTTCTGGCGAAAAGCTTTCCAATCCTCTGACGTTTGGACGTTTATTGATCCGGAATCACCTCAGCTACAGCTCTGCGTAGCATCTATTAAACTCAACAAAAAAGAGCCCCCACAAAAATTGATAGAACAGATCGCGAAAAAGATCTTTTCCATAACAATGCCCGTCAAAATAAACAGCTACAGAACTGTGGAAACACAAAATCGTGATGGCTACAAGGGTCTGACAATCCTGACTGAGGGTGATACGAAAGCTGATAGTCAACAAGATATCCAACTACAGTGGATTTCTGTGATCACAAAAAACCAAACCGATTATTGGGTTATATACATGACCAATGCGGTGAAAAATGAGCTCAAGTTCCCAGCTTTTGCGACTGACAACCAAATCATGTCAGGCATACTCTCTAATTTCCACGAATATGAGTCAAAATCGTAGAAATTGAATGCCTTCAATCATCCTAAGTACACATTGATACGTATATACAGCATGCATAAAGCACTATTTTCAATCAAGAACGATCTGCTTTTCTTACTGATCACCTTATTGATTTCTGGCGTGATCTTCACCCCACGATCAGTCTTCTCACAAGATGCCGTCACCTCATTTGAGCACAACCAGCGTTGGCAGGAATATGCGTACGGACTTTCGTTAGCACCACCACCTGATACGATCCAGCTAAATAATACGAGTGATGGCTCACTCGTTAAATACACTCGTTCCGGGGATTTTTTAATCTCGGTCAAAATCCTGACTCCCCCCAAAGCCGTTGAATTAGCTGATATTGCGATTACAGCAGATCTAAAATTTATGTTCGCCTACCCTTCTGCAGTCCCCACGCAAGATACTCTCTTGAAGCTTGGCGGCAAAGTGGAAGCTCTCCAGCGATACCTTTACGTACCAGACAAGGAAAAAGGCGATTGGGTATTCGGTCAAACTTTCATCAAAATTGATCCAATGACGTTTGCTATGATCGATTTTGAATGCAAAGCATCCGACTTCGATACATATACCTCAGTTTACAATCAAGTTTGCGATTCTATCCAGCTTACCTCTCCTGACGAGCTAGAAAACTATCGTTCAGACCTAATTGAAAATGGCTTGGCTTTACGAGAGCGTATCGATTACGCCACACTGTCTAAATCATTACTCTCCGAAACTGAAAACAAAGAGCAATGGTTTCGATTAATCAAGAACAATCAAGACATCGGCCACATGCGCATCAAAAAGAAGCTTGAAGAGCAGCTAGGCCAACTGGGAATACGTATTGAGATCAATGCACACGCAGAATTACCATCGCAAACTGTTGACACCAAGCAAGATTACTTCGAATCATTAGACCGTCAGTTTGAAGTTTGGTCATTTCGAAAAACTATCAGTCATCCCAACCAGGGTATCGAAGTTACAATACGGCAAAAAGAGAAAGAACGTCTACCTGATACCACCAGCACAGCCATGACCGGCACACGATTTGGCGAAAACCTAACCGTCACAATTGACAAAGACTCAAAAGAAAACATGCTTGAGTGGAAAGTGCCTCTCGATAAATACCTCTCCGAGGTAGAACGTATCTTAGTTTTTGCCAATCTACCACTGACACAGAAACAAGATTTCGCGTTCTATGGCTTCAATCAAAATAAAGAAAAACTTGCACTAATGATTGGAAAAATCTATCCATCTGAAGATGCAAATAATCAATATTGGCTTGAAGTTATGCCCGGTCTTGATGCCAGCCCCGTTCTCTCATGCTATGATGATAAAGGCAATCTGCTCCAACAAGAACGACCTGATGGCCTAGTGATCATCCCTGCTCCTGTTGAATACATAAAGCTTCTTCACGATCAAAAAGCAAAATAATCTATTCCGCCATTTTTTCCTTCAAATACGCTAGAATATTCAGCGGATTATGTACCTAATCTCACGCTTGATTTGAGGCAAAGGAAACTCGTCGTGGAATTGAATATCACATTACCAGA contains these protein-coding regions:
- a CDS encoding TIGR01212 family radical SAM protein (This family includes YhcC from E. coli K-12, an uncharacterized radical SAM protein.), with the translated sequence MAITEKPYLDFRSYLHSRYGKVLYRVPIDLGFGCPNRNADGSGGCAFCPVDGSRAKQTLGLDTIDEQIRKSIAFASERYGAEGFVAYFQAYTTTFASLEMQKHSYNYVLNKFPFEAIFIGTRPDCLSPKVLDYLAELNHTLDVWVELGVQTTHDSTLKQINRGHDWASSLAMIDQLKARGIRVAAHVILGLPGEDAHMINQTAVRLAQSSIDAIKLHNLHILKNTRFEQDYKQGHIQVMHPFEYGEHVIDFLRRTPSNRPILRLLTDSNDSDLIAPRWDISKGQFIEWIMTQMERRGVKQGDLCHIDVPGEGAVQSDICAGKQGLMIGSCHADAFQWFAQIKPIAWAVWDDAKSQVDLLRVRNADQHLRPVFGDPRWTSINLDHTSQYDVAVWNTNAVSHDVTRYTKDFIHRVVQRLASSGFCVVPTRDKAVLSTFASLGFEITPIQFDGIYGFIARQIKRGLFSEPQKAIAPKYKIEPYRDPNLCLPHRRILQSREEMIREGKNMHVI
- a CDS encoding sugar transferase, with product MKDLQTQSNLKSVPSTGAIQRVLLYRIGKRIIDISGSLALLLMFMPILIGCGIWIKSRDGGSIFYKQWRVGRNGWLFRIYKFRTMSLNAESKGIQLAKNNDPRVLRGCHWMRKSHIDELPQLINILFGNMSLVGPRPERPEIFEELRGDLPSFSRRLAAKPGLTGLAQVLNGYSNDLTGMRMKLAYDLQYLRKRSVLGDLKLIFLTIPKFWDNTAC
- a CDS encoding polysaccharide biosynthesis/export family protein, encoding MRFYSIKKLVHSKMLHIACSIALAGGCAAPQYTDYNAFINDPMQLVSSEEYRVAPPDTIAISSKRVREVSNLREQIRPDGRINLPLLGSIFVAGKTCEELSVELSSLAREYYEDADITVHVIGFASKKIFIFGEVSGPGSYSYNGTNTVLNMLAKSQPTRLADPTRIQVLRPDADGNMRKRMTVDLNKMVKEGDTSLNALLEEGDVIYVPPNPLASVGLAFQQLLLPLQPAASTVKGPSDIYNSTQTSVYGNNQ
- a CDS encoding GumC family protein, translated to MNERQEQSNTILEAWDILLQYRWRFILPAFIIMSGVLVVGFVIPRKYKAIAQFERRTDMVMTEIGTKGATRSFQDPKSILTEELKGQPAIDELFKSIDPKLPKLGIPNSSSDMSMLRGNVIKKVNVRWDISTNTIDRVRVDYVDNNPQLATLVVNTLIENYIKRSREIMNGRLNQTAQFFKDEVAGNRKKIEEYENNVLEFEIKYSELLPENPNNIQTKITTLQETLTELISEREAARALTKALKQSIDTEPEIIPSTILGQNPEYTQLLDKQRKLRDQYTEFTSTLKMKSRHPDMIALKTELAAIKEQLNTTPSEIVIERQTQNNPKLSELEIRLTTAQGEYEALAGHTAAMEDQLKGLQLEANKIYEVRSAYRKLQRQVIETERQITFWEDNLRRVEMALAAESGNKGIQLMFLKPASIVSKPVSPNWLQLIIAAVGMGIFCGALNVFVSHRTNDSFNDGEQASSFCDLQLFGAVSEIISTQQRKVRKIRNIILYPTNAIIMGSILLSLSTLLYLDLEKPDLFKDLMHQANQYTAPQKAIADDSKRLNGQSNVQATTHDLTGDTKE
- a CDS encoding ExeA family protein gives rise to the protein MYLNRYQLHTPPFENIPDPRFFFASEQHREALAAVEYTIRMRKGIVLVTGDIGTGKTTVGRAMLEQFASTNTIAQILHGHKTGTELILHIVRSLNIEVERKYDHASLLESLNHYLAQRVANGKPVVLFIDEAQTLSNEALEEIRLLSNFDTNTEKLLQLILIGQPELRDRIATDNLSALRQRIVLAKELYPMSFNDMTGYIDHRISVASTNPTSPVVSFENDSFRHIFQFTHGIPRLINVICDNALLLGLVKDRDIITPSMVQQVLCDMVPTIGQLDDLNHQPTKYKLAGNQ
- a CDS encoding CpsD/CapB family tyrosine-protein kinase, which produces MGYIFDALKRNKQPEDKLLASEDTTARPSDETCHEINIDDVETLSACRDDLEEAVAAEAFTASDNLIIEATPEWINCVDDRLIALREPGAVMSEEYRSIRTSLLARWNHEKHLVHTITSATPQEGKTITSLNLGLSFAELHNRKVIVIEADLRLPTFEKLLHLGTKRGLVGYLRGEYELDEIVHELSPNGLFVIPAGGRANNDSVQMLSSKRMQNLLEHLRTSFDHVIIDTPPVIELADAGILGSQSDDVILIARMSRTPRALIDQAKKVLSSYNAPVSGMIATDQKRSRHKHYYYRYGYGYRYHNRYYTKQAA